A window of the Cicer arietinum cultivar CDC Frontier isolate Library 1 chromosome 6, Cicar.CDCFrontier_v2.0, whole genome shotgun sequence genome harbors these coding sequences:
- the LOC101515455 gene encoding WUSCHEL-related homeobox 5, which yields MNMDTTGKTEIISSSSSSSSSSSRWNPTKEQISVLENLYKQGIKTPSAEEIQQITARLRVYGHIEGKNVFYWFQNHKARQRQKQKQETIAYFNRFLHRPQPIYTSPNALCTPYCVPQAQSEISYYPKNQKVLLPAAAVSYRRNQSEKVMSNGMSNICNNPMVYEGMQMQQRMCHDYHEFSYSNQETLDLFPLHPTGILEGKTTTEHVSVSADDSSSDTHHSGSPDIIQDHDNQPFFDFFNNSGKSC from the exons ATGAACATGGACACCACCGGCAAGACTGAGattatttcatcttcttcttcttcttcttcttcctcctcaAGATGGAACCCTACTAAAGAACAAATAAGTGTGTTGGAGAATTTGTATAAGCAAGGAATAAAGACACCAAGTGCTGAGGAAATTCAACAGATTACAGCTAGACTTAGAGTGTATGGTCACATCGAAGGGAAGAATGTTTTCTACTGGTTTCAGAATCATAAAGCTAGACAGAGACAGAAACAGAAACAAGAAACTATTGCTTATTTCAATCGTTTTCTTCATAGACCACAACCCATTTACACTTCTCCTAATG CTCTCTGCACACCATATTGTGTACCTCAAGCACAAAGTGAAATAAGCTATTACCCTAAAAACCAAAAAGTGCTTCTACCTGCTGCAGCAGTAAGTTACAGAAGGAACCAATCTGAGAAAGTAATGTCAAATGGCATGTCAAACATATGCAATAATCCAATGGTATATGAAGGCATGCAAATGCAACAGAGAATGTGCCATGATTATCATGAATTCAGTTACAGTAACCAAGAAACGTTGGATCTATTTCCACTGCACCCAACTGGAATCTTGGAAGGGAAAACAACAACAGAGCATGTTTCAGTTTCTGCTGATGATAGTTCTTCTGATACACATCATTCTGGTTCTCCTGATATCATTCAAGATCATGATAACCAACCTTTCTttgacttttttaataattctgGAAAAAGTTGTTGA